One segment of Vagococcus martis DNA contains the following:
- the ftsX gene encoding permease-like cell division protein FtsX, translated as MISNFFRHLGSALKNLKRNGWMTIASVSAVTVTLTLVGIFLGVILNVAKIADDIKDNVDVSVFVDIGTPDNEVKELSNKLKDIQGVSKVTFSSKQDEYKKLVDKLGDTWKLFGEDENPLYDVYVLTAKDAEDIPSIQKAASALPSVSKADYGGRNSDKLFKLSKDIRLWGTIAAVFLLGVAVFLISNTIRITIISRKREIQIMRLVGAKNSYIRGPFFLEGAFIGILGSVIPVLLVTFAYPRVYVIFTKSMIANASYDLIAPGNLIWQLNTLLIVVGVVIGSIGSVMSMRRFLKV; from the coding sequence ATGATTAGTAATTTTTTTAGACATTTAGGCAGTGCGTTAAAAAATTTAAAAAGAAATGGCTGGATGACAATAGCATCTGTTAGTGCTGTGACTGTAACACTAACACTTGTAGGAATATTTTTGGGTGTCATATTAAATGTGGCGAAAATTGCCGATGATATCAAAGATAATGTCGATGTATCAGTTTTTGTTGATATTGGAACGCCTGATAATGAAGTGAAGGAGTTAAGCAATAAATTAAAAGACATCCAAGGTGTGTCTAAAGTAACATTTTCGAGCAAGCAAGATGAATATAAAAAATTAGTTGATAAATTAGGTGATACGTGGAAATTGTTTGGAGAAGATGAAAATCCACTATATGATGTGTACGTTTTAACTGCAAAAGATGCTGAGGATATCCCATCTATTCAAAAGGCGGCATCAGCACTACCTAGTGTATCAAAAGCGGATTATGGCGGTCGAAATTCCGATAAGTTATTTAAATTATCTAAAGACATTAGACTTTGGGGAACAATTGCAGCTGTTTTCTTATTAGGTGTAGCAGTCTTCTTAATTTCTAATACCATTCGAATTACCATTATTTCAAGAAAACGTGAGATTCAAATTATGCGTTTAGTTGGGGCTAAGAATAGTTATATAAGAGGGCCATTCTTTTTAGAAGGAGCATTTATTGGTATTTTAGGTTCCGTTATCCCAGTTCTATTAGTAACATTTGCTTACCCAAGAGTTTATGTCATCTTTACGAAAAGTATGATTGCTAATGCTTCCTATGACTTAATTGCGCCAGGTAACTTAATTTGGCAATTAAATACTTTATTAATCGTTGTCGGTGTAGTGATAGGCTCAATTGGATCGGTTATGTCAATGAGACGCTTTTTAAAAGTTTAA
- the rapZ gene encoding RNase adapter RapZ, with amino-acid sequence MTDHQTDSLQLVVITGMSGAGKTVAVQSFEDMGYFCIDNLPPTLIPKFWELIKESGKITKIALVIDLRSRAFFEEIQSMLVEIENTKLVDTTVMFLDASDQELVSRYKETRRAHPLAMDGLVTEGIKKERALLEELKGEAQLVIDTTELAPRELREQIMQNFKNHDSDTFRVEMVSFGFKYGLPIDADIVMDVRFLPNPHYVEELRPLTGKDKPVYDYVMSSEMTESFYKKYEDLILDILPGYIKEGKMSLTIAIGCTGGQHRSVALTERLGSKISENYKTNITHRDMMKRKESINRS; translated from the coding sequence ATGACTGATCACCAGACTGATAGTTTACAATTAGTAGTCATTACTGGAATGAGTGGTGCAGGTAAAACTGTTGCGGTACAAAGTTTTGAAGATATGGGTTACTTTTGTATCGACAATTTACCACCAACGTTAATTCCAAAATTTTGGGAATTGATTAAAGAGTCAGGTAAAATCACTAAAATTGCATTAGTTATTGATTTAAGATCTCGAGCGTTTTTTGAAGAAATTCAAAGCATGCTAGTTGAAATAGAGAATACAAAATTAGTTGATACGACCGTGATGTTTTTGGATGCGTCAGACCAAGAGTTAGTATCACGATATAAAGAAACAAGAAGAGCCCATCCTCTTGCAATGGATGGTTTAGTCACAGAAGGAATCAAAAAAGAGCGTGCTCTTTTAGAAGAGTTAAAAGGGGAAGCACAACTCGTCATTGACACAACAGAACTAGCTCCAAGAGAGTTAAGAGAGCAAATCATGCAAAACTTTAAAAATCATGATTCTGATACTTTTAGAGTAGAAATGGTTTCATTTGGTTTTAAGTATGGTTTGCCTATTGATGCGGATATTGTAATGGATGTTAGATTTTTACCAAACCCACATTATGTTGAGGAGCTAAGACCGTTAACTGGAAAAGATAAGCCAGTGTATGATTATGTCATGAGTTCAGAGATGACAGAATCTTTCTATAAAAAATACGAAGATTTAATTTTAGATATATTACCAGGATACATTAAAGAAGGAAAAATGAGTTTGACGATAGCAATTGGTTGTACAGGAGGTCAACATCGTTCAGTTGCCTTAACTGAGCGATTAGGAAGCAAAATTTCGGAAAACTACAAGACCAATATTACCCACAGAGATATGATGAAACGTAAGGAATCAATCAATCGTTCATGA
- a CDS encoding gluconeogenesis factor YvcK family protein, with amino-acid sequence MKTYRIRKPKIVVIGGGTGLPVILHGLRDQSADITAIVTVADDGGSSGLLRQSINMSPPGDLRNVLVALSDMPQMYEDIFQYRFKEEDNFLANHTIGNLIIAAMSEMKNSTYEAIQLLSKFMHVDGHIYPASEQSMTLHAKFSDGSNATGESVIAKERKKIDYVYVTNTADGKPVKPARKVISSIREADMIVLGPGSLFTSILPNLMIKELGEAVCKSEAEVVYICNIMTQKGETEHFSDAEHVKVLHNHLGKQFIDTVLVNTEPIPEDYIDPDVYDEYLLQVKHDFKGLRDEGCRVISADFLELKDGGVFHDRAKVVDELFRLVFGAKY; translated from the coding sequence ATGAAAACGTATCGCATAAGAAAACCTAAAATTGTTGTGATTGGTGGGGGAACGGGCTTGCCAGTCATATTACATGGTTTGAGAGATCAAAGTGCTGATATTACAGCAATTGTGACCGTAGCAGATGATGGTGGAAGTAGTGGGCTTCTACGTCAAAGCATTAATATGAGTCCTCCTGGTGATTTGAGAAATGTTCTTGTGGCACTATCTGATATGCCACAAATGTATGAAGATATTTTTCAATATCGATTTAAAGAAGAAGATAATTTTTTAGCGAATCATACGATAGGAAATCTAATTATTGCTGCGATGTCTGAAATGAAAAATAGTACTTATGAAGCAATTCAGTTATTAAGTAAATTTATGCATGTTGACGGGCATATTTATCCAGCAAGTGAGCAGTCAATGACGCTTCATGCTAAATTTTCAGATGGCAGTAACGCAACAGGTGAGAGTGTTATTGCAAAAGAAAGAAAGAAAATAGATTACGTGTACGTAACCAATACAGCAGATGGTAAACCAGTAAAACCTGCTAGAAAAGTTATTTCAAGTATTCGTGAAGCAGATATGATTGTTCTTGGACCGGGTAGTTTGTTTACGAGTATTTTACCTAACTTAATGATTAAAGAACTAGGTGAAGCTGTATGCAAATCGGAAGCCGAAGTCGTTTATATTTGCAATATTATGACGCAAAAAGGAGAAACAGAGCATTTTTCTGATGCAGAACATGTTAAAGTATTACATAATCATTTAGGGAAACAATTTATAGACACTGTGTTAGTTAATACAGAACCAATACCTGAAGATTATATTGATCCTGATGTATATGATGAGTATTTATTACAGGTAAAACATGATTTTAAAGGATTGCGTGATGAAGGATGTCGCGTGATTTCTGCTGACTTTTTAGAATTAAAAGACGGCGGTGTTTTCCATGACCGAGCAAAAGTAGTAGATGAGCTGTTTCGTTTGGTCTTTGGAGCTAAATATTAG
- the whiA gene encoding DNA-binding protein WhiA: protein MSFASDVKKELTTLEVHKEHAKAELAALIRMNGSVTLANRQFVLNVQTENAAIARRIYTLLKDHYEVNSELLVRRKMKLKKNNVYIVRLKQGTKEILNDLEIMDGVMFNTHVSDNIMGNEQKMRSYLRGAFLAGGSVNNPETSRYHLEIYSMYEEQCLDLCEMLKFYGLNGRVVERRTGFITYLKGAEEIADFLVLVGATNAMLKFEDVRIVRDLRNSVNRLMNCENANMNKTADAAKRQIENIKLIKDTVGLEQLPEKLREVAEIRLENPEISLKELGEMIPSGPITKSGINHRIRKINEFANTLVETT from the coding sequence ATGTCTTTTGCATCGGATGTAAAAAAAGAACTGACAACACTAGAAGTTCATAAAGAACATGCAAAAGCGGAATTGGCAGCTTTAATTCGAATGAATGGTTCGGTGACATTAGCCAACCGACAATTTGTGTTAAATGTACAGACTGAAAATGCGGCAATAGCTAGACGGATTTATACATTATTAAAAGACCACTATGAAGTAAATAGTGAATTATTAGTTCGTCGTAAAATGAAATTAAAAAAAAATAATGTCTACATCGTTCGATTGAAACAAGGGACAAAAGAGATACTAAATGATTTAGAAATCATGGATGGTGTGATGTTTAATACACATGTTTCAGATAATATTATGGGCAACGAACAAAAAATGCGTTCTTATCTTCGTGGGGCATTTTTAGCTGGAGGCTCTGTTAATAATCCTGAGACAAGTCGCTATCACTTAGAAATTTATTCGATGTATGAAGAACAATGTCTTGATTTGTGTGAAATGCTAAAGTTTTATGGGTTGAATGGCCGTGTCGTTGAAAGACGTACAGGGTTTATTACTTATTTAAAAGGGGCAGAAGAAATTGCTGACTTCTTAGTCTTAGTTGGTGCGACTAATGCCATGCTTAAATTTGAAGATGTCCGTATTGTCCGTGATCTGCGTAATTCCGTGAATCGCTTGATGAATTGCGAAAATGCCAATATGAACAAAACAGCAGATGCGGCAAAACGCCAAATCGAAAACATAAAACTTATTAAAGACACAGTTGGCTTAGAGCAGTTACCAGAAAAATTACGTGAAGTAGCTGAAATAAGACTTGAAAACCCTGAAATTAGTTTAAAAGAACTTGGAGAGATGATTCCTTCTGGTCCAATCACTAAATCTGGTATCAATCATCGTATTAGAAAAATTAATGAATTTGCGAATACCTTAGTTGAAACGACTTAA
- a CDS encoding putative DNA-binding protein has protein sequence MEIEKTNRMNALFEFYSTLLTEKQMNYIELYYADDFSLGEIAEEYDVSRQAVYDNIKRTEKLLETYEKKLHLYSNYVVRQEMIDEIKSLLRESYPETEKIKALLDNIQEIEEE, from the coding sequence ATGGAAATCGAAAAAACAAATCGAATGAATGCTTTATTTGAGTTTTATTCAACTCTTTTAACTGAAAAACAAATGAATTATATTGAATTATATTATGCTGATGATTTTTCTCTAGGTGAAATTGCAGAAGAATATGATGTGAGTAGGCAAGCGGTCTATGATAATATAAAACGTACTGAAAAATTACTAGAAACATATGAGAAAAAATTACATCTATACTCAAATTATGTGGTCAGACAAGAGATGATTGATGAAATAAAATCATTACTTAGAGAGTCTTATCCTGAAACAGAGAAAATTAAAGCATTATTAGATAACATTCAAGAAATAGAAGAAGAGTAG
- the ffh gene encoding signal recognition particle protein, which translates to MAFESLTDRLQVAMSKLKKKGTVKEEDVKDMMREIRLALLEADVNLQVVRGFVKSVGERAVGVEILESLNPTQQIVKVVDEELTKVLGSEAVGLNKSPKIPTIVMMVGLQGAGKTTFTGKISNFLKQNEKARPLLIAADVYRPAAVDQLKVIGQQLDIPVFEMGTDVDPVEIVRQGLEQAKENKNDYVFIDTAGRLHIDETLMDELKRIKDFAQPNDILLTVDAMTGQDAVTVAQSFDEQLDVTGVVLTKLDGDTRGGAALSIRAITGKPIKFIGTGEKLTDIEVFHPDRMSSRILGMGDMLTLIEKAQKEYDEEKAEELAQKMRENSFDFNDFIEQLDQVMGMGPLEDLIKMIPGMNNVPGLDQLQVDPKDVARKKAIVFSMTPEERENPDLLNPSRRRRIAAGSGNSVVEVNRMIKQFNESRKMMQQMTKGNMPAGLENMMGGGVKGKLGKMAMNKMMKKNKKKMKNKNKKKKKK; encoded by the coding sequence ATGGCTTTTGAAAGTTTAACAGATCGCTTACAGGTAGCGATGAGTAAATTAAAGAAAAAAGGGACGGTAAAAGAAGAAGACGTTAAAGATATGATGCGCGAGATACGTCTTGCGCTACTTGAAGCTGACGTTAACTTACAAGTCGTTCGTGGATTTGTTAAAAGTGTTGGTGAACGAGCTGTCGGAGTTGAAATCCTAGAGTCTCTTAATCCAACGCAACAAATCGTAAAAGTAGTTGATGAAGAATTAACGAAAGTATTAGGTTCTGAAGCAGTTGGTTTAAATAAATCACCAAAAATTCCAACAATTGTTATGATGGTTGGGTTACAAGGTGCTGGTAAAACAACTTTTACAGGTAAAATTTCAAATTTTCTGAAACAAAATGAGAAAGCCAGACCTTTACTAATTGCAGCTGACGTGTATCGTCCAGCTGCTGTTGATCAATTAAAAGTAATAGGCCAACAACTTGATATTCCTGTTTTTGAAATGGGAACTGATGTTGACCCAGTGGAGATTGTTCGTCAAGGTTTAGAACAAGCAAAAGAAAATAAAAACGACTATGTATTTATTGATACGGCAGGTCGTTTGCATATTGATGAAACGTTAATGGATGAGTTGAAACGTATAAAAGATTTTGCTCAACCAAACGACATCTTGCTAACAGTTGATGCGATGACTGGTCAAGATGCCGTAACAGTTGCTCAAAGTTTTGACGAGCAGCTAGATGTTACAGGGGTTGTGTTAACGAAACTTGACGGGGATACTCGTGGTGGTGCGGCGCTCTCAATTCGAGCTATTACAGGAAAACCAATTAAATTTATAGGTACTGGTGAAAAATTAACAGATATCGAAGTATTCCATCCAGATAGAATGTCTAGTCGTATTCTTGGTATGGGGGATATGCTTACTCTGATTGAAAAAGCTCAAAAAGAATATGATGAAGAAAAAGCAGAAGAACTAGCGCAAAAAATGCGTGAAAATAGCTTTGATTTTAATGATTTTATCGAGCAATTAGACCAAGTGATGGGCATGGGACCATTAGAAGATTTGATTAAAATGATTCCTGGAATGAACAATGTACCAGGTCTTGATCAATTACAAGTTGATCCAAAAGATGTGGCTCGTAAAAAAGCGATTGTATTCTCAATGACTCCTGAAGAAAGAGAAAATCCAGATTTATTAAATCCAAGTCGTAGAAGACGTATAGCGGCAGGTTCTGGTAACTCAGTTGTTGAAGTAAATAGAATGATTAAACAATTTAATGAATCACGTAAAATGATGCAACAAATGACTAAAGGTAATATGCCAGCTGGACTTGAGAATATGATGGGTGGCGGAGTCAAAGGCAAACTTGGTAAAATGGCCATGAACAAAATGATGAAAAAGAATAAGAAAAAAATGAAAAACAAGAACAAAAAGAAAAAGAAAAAATAA
- a CDS encoding amidase family protein has translation MKDATYWANEVKEKRVSVDELLDETYKKAVENNELHCFVDLDLDRIKDNVARTDYNGAFYGVPFPLKNIGQQKKDWLNTSGSKLFLDNRSHLTDNYVSQIESAGFIPFGVTNAPEFGFKNVTDPECHGVTKNAWDKDYHAGGSSGGAASAVASGIVPIAGASDGGGSIRIPASFSGLLGLKPSRGAIITGPNEWRAWQGASVNFVLGVSVRDARSLLSILKPRQQVSPFLFPQENAYDKKHLKIAVCLDSPVGNQISDEAKKAVKKAIRFFEKEGHTVTEINYPINGEQLIRSYYTMNGGETAAMMSSIENNLKRELTMNDMELMTWTLYQYGQKLSAADYVQSFYPWDDSTKIMEELFTEYDAFLSPSATTTAPKITDDLQSGTIRKSMHAANELDKHELANLVYDMFDKSLQITPYTQLANLTGQPAINLPIYVADNGLPIGVQLMSAKGNDGLLLDIAEKFELEEQFILPAYYR, from the coding sequence ATGAAGGATGCTACTTATTGGGCAAATGAAGTGAAAGAAAAACGAGTTTCAGTAGATGAGTTACTAGATGAAACGTATAAAAAAGCGGTAGAAAACAACGAGTTGCATTGTTTTGTAGATCTTGATTTAGATAGGATAAAGGATAATGTGGCAAGAACAGATTATAATGGAGCGTTCTATGGCGTTCCATTTCCTTTAAAAAATATCGGACAGCAAAAAAAAGACTGGTTAAACACATCAGGTTCAAAATTATTTTTAGATAATCGGTCGCATTTAACGGATAACTATGTCAGTCAAATAGAATCTGCTGGATTTATTCCATTTGGTGTTACAAATGCCCCTGAGTTTGGGTTTAAAAATGTAACAGATCCAGAATGTCATGGCGTAACAAAAAATGCATGGGATAAGGATTATCATGCAGGGGGAAGCAGTGGAGGAGCAGCATCAGCTGTCGCATCTGGTATTGTTCCAATTGCTGGAGCAAGTGATGGTGGAGGGTCTATTCGAATTCCTGCAAGTTTTTCCGGTTTATTAGGATTAAAACCAAGTCGTGGAGCTATTATAACCGGCCCAAACGAATGGCGTGCATGGCAAGGGGCTTCTGTTAATTTTGTATTAGGTGTATCTGTAAGAGATGCAAGAAGTCTGTTGTCTATCTTGAAACCTAGACAGCAAGTGTCTCCTTTTTTATTCCCACAAGAAAATGCTTATGATAAAAAGCATTTAAAAATTGCCGTTTGTCTTGATTCACCAGTAGGAAATCAAATATCAGATGAGGCTAAAAAAGCAGTAAAAAAAGCTATTCGTTTTTTTGAAAAAGAAGGTCATACTGTTACAGAAATCAACTACCCAATCAATGGTGAGCAGTTGATTAGAAGTTATTACACGATGAATGGTGGGGAAACGGCTGCAATGATGTCATCAATTGAAAATAATTTAAAACGTGAGCTAACGATGAATGATATGGAATTAATGACCTGGACATTGTATCAATATGGTCAGAAATTATCAGCTGCAGATTATGTTCAAAGTTTTTATCCATGGGATGATTCGACCAAAATAATGGAAGAATTGTTCACTGAATACGATGCATTTTTATCGCCTAGTGCGACAACCACAGCACCCAAAATAACTGATGATTTACAAAGTGGTACTATTCGTAAAAGTATGCACGCAGCAAACGAATTAGATAAGCATGAATTAGCTAACTTAGTATATGATATGTTTGATAAAAGCTTGCAAATCACACCATATACTCAACTTGCTAATCTGACTGGTCAACCAGCGATTAATTTACCTATATATGTAGCAGATAATGGGTTACCAATTGGTGTTCAGTTGATGTCAGCCAAAGGAAATGATGGTCTGTTATTAGATATAGCCGAAAAATTTGAATTAGAAGAGCAATTTATCCTACCAGCTTATTATAGATAA
- a CDS encoding FtsW/RodA/SpoVE family cell cycle protein, with protein MRKKLQFIDFKILIPYMILNIIGIMMIFSASSYKLNQQGKSIFSIATKQGIFFIISLILIAIIYKTKLRVYQTDVFQKIMLAITYILLVATSILGLGQTISGAQRWISIGSFSFQPSEFVMISTILYCSFIFSKRQKSINQNFFKSVLVPTAIIGGMILLVLIQPNVGGAAIIFFLFAILILASGIPWGYTFLSFGGLVVFIGLVWQIVMFNGGMLIPERFSHVYKRFSVMSNPFEDKLNNGFQLVNSYFAIYNGGWFGKGLGKSIQKKGFLPVAETDFIFSITMEELGLIASIIILMILFYLILRILSIGIKSTNAFNSLACIGISTAILLQLFVNLGGILSIMPMTGVPFPFMSYGGSNLMTLSILVGIALNISAEEKRKALYQEHHDNYQLMNPIKLTNEM; from the coding sequence ATGAGAAAAAAACTACAATTTATTGATTTTAAAATTTTAATTCCATATATGATTCTTAACATTATTGGCATTATGATGATTTTTAGTGCTAGCTCTTATAAATTAAACCAACAAGGAAAAAGTATTTTTTCCATTGCAACAAAGCAAGGCATCTTTTTTATTATTTCACTTATCCTTATAGCCATTATTTATAAAACCAAATTACGAGTCTACCAAACCGATGTCTTTCAAAAAATCATGTTAGCTATCACCTACATTTTATTGGTTGCTACAAGTATTTTAGGTCTGGGACAAACCATTAGTGGAGCACAGCGATGGATTTCAATCGGAAGTTTTAGTTTTCAACCATCTGAATTTGTGATGATTTCAACCATTTTATATTGTTCATTTATTTTTTCAAAACGACAAAAGTCAATTAATCAAAATTTTTTTAAGTCAGTCTTGGTGCCAACAGCCATTATCGGTGGCATGATTCTGCTAGTCCTTATCCAACCAAACGTGGGGGGCGCTGCAATTATCTTCTTCCTTTTTGCCATATTAATATTAGCAAGTGGAATTCCTTGGGGATATACTTTCTTAAGTTTCGGAGGGCTGGTCGTTTTCATTGGACTTGTTTGGCAAATCGTCATGTTTAATGGTGGGATGTTAATTCCTGAGCGTTTTTCTCACGTCTACAAACGATTTTCTGTTATGAGCAATCCTTTTGAAGATAAGTTAAATAATGGATTTCAGTTAGTTAACTCGTACTTTGCTATATACAATGGCGGTTGGTTTGGTAAAGGCTTAGGAAAAAGTATTCAGAAAAAAGGATTTTTACCTGTAGCTGAAACTGACTTTATTTTTTCTATTACTATGGAAGAACTTGGGTTAATTGCTAGTATCATTATCCTGATGATTTTATTTTATTTAATTCTCAGAATTTTATCTATTGGAATTAAATCAACCAATGCGTTTAACTCTCTAGCGTGTATTGGGATTAGTACAGCTATCTTGCTTCAACTATTTGTCAATTTAGGCGGTATTTTGAGTATCATGCCAATGACTGGTGTGCCGTTTCCATTTATGAGTTACGGTGGTTCAAACCTAATGACCCTATCCATACTTGTCGGTATTGCATTAAATATCAGTGCTGAAGAAAAAAGAAAAGCCTTATACCAAGAACATCATGATAATTATCAATTGATGAATCCAATAAAACTGACTAATGAGATGTAG
- a CDS encoding MFS transporter — MRKKIEMNPLTSISILSISFILTSGVSINGTLPFIKKSLELSQVKAELLSTIPSITVIIFILLSSSISKKIGMKKTVVVGLLLVCIGGVLPKFTPNSYALIFLGRLLLGAGFGMYNALSVSFINGLYNGRKRSELLGIRNAVEGLGQMILTFIAGVLITSNWTNAYLIYFLSLPIAVLFYRFVPDIVSQTKKEKGTFKLTFPLLLTALFASSLVMNSIAVAVRFPSLAIDLKGEQVNTSLYLSIMPILGIIAGFLFEKVIRRFSFNTIYLALGINILFNLLVYLSDISFTLLLIGLFISSVPVAWVLPYIFNHIEQIAKDMDINQSTSVIFIGCNLGVLLAPVIMSLLNSLFHSIDLKFPFLCFTIIYTLVFALIRLKHNKIEKFMS; from the coding sequence GTGAGAAAAAAGATTGAAATGAATCCATTAACGAGTATTTCGATTCTATCTATTTCGTTTATTTTAACAAGTGGTGTATCAATAAATGGGACTCTCCCTTTTATCAAAAAATCGTTAGAATTAAGTCAAGTAAAAGCAGAACTACTCAGTACAATACCAAGTATCACAGTTATTATATTTATTTTACTGTCTTCCAGTATCTCAAAAAAAATTGGCATGAAAAAAACAGTCGTTGTTGGCTTATTATTAGTTTGTATAGGTGGTGTATTACCAAAATTCACACCAAATAGTTATGCATTAATCTTTTTAGGTAGATTATTATTAGGTGCTGGTTTTGGGATGTACAATGCGTTATCGGTCAGTTTTATAAATGGTTTATATAATGGTAGAAAACGATCAGAGCTTTTAGGTATTAGAAATGCTGTTGAAGGACTAGGTCAAATGATTCTAACCTTTATTGCAGGAGTTCTTATCACAAGTAATTGGACAAATGCATATTTAATTTATTTTTTAAGTTTACCTATCGCTGTTTTATTTTACCGATTTGTTCCGGACATTGTGTCACAGACAAAAAAAGAAAAGGGTACATTCAAGCTGACGTTTCCACTTCTTCTTACAGCATTATTTGCATCAAGTTTAGTGATGAATTCCATTGCAGTAGCTGTAAGATTTCCATCACTAGCTATAGACCTTAAAGGAGAGCAAGTTAATACAAGTTTATATCTTTCTATCATGCCGATTTTAGGGATTATTGCTGGATTTCTTTTTGAAAAAGTTATTCGTCGCTTTTCATTTAATACAATTTATTTGGCATTAGGAATTAATATATTATTTAACTTATTGGTTTATTTATCAGATATATCATTCACATTGTTATTGATTGGTTTGTTTATATCTAGTGTCCCTGTCGCTTGGGTTCTACCATATATTTTTAATCATATCGAACAAATAGCAAAGGACATGGATATTAATCAATCAACTTCTGTTATTTTTATTGGATGCAATTTGGGTGTTTTATTAGCTCCAGTTATCATGAGTTTATTGAATTCATTGTTTCATTCGATAGATTTAAAATTTCCGTTTCTTTGCTTTACCATAATCTATACTTTAGTTTTTGCATTGATTCGTTTGAAGCATAACAAGATTGAGAAATTCATGAGTTAA
- a CDS encoding asparaginase: protein MKRVLVLHTGGTISMTQGDSGGVGLSDKHPLGDKFLPLPKNIELVTEEIFNLPSPHITPKEMLILKERIEQAESQDFVGVVITHGTDTLEETAYFLELTLKNHLAMVLTGAMRSSNEIGSDGLYNFRQAIITASHESARDKGVLVVMNDEIHEARFVTKTHTTSVDTFRAPTFGPIGILSKNKPIFLKDVIEEEAYSIRTVDGTIPIVKAYAGMDGTLFHLLSETEIDGVIIEALGAGNLPPEVLPSLEKLLEKGVPVALVSRCSNGIAEDIYSYVGGGVELKRMGVMFVRGITGPKARLRLLVGLNAKLNKESLKHYMTEI, encoded by the coding sequence ATGAAAAGAGTTCTTGTTTTACACACAGGTGGTACGATATCTATGACACAAGGAGATAGTGGTGGGGTTGGTTTATCTGATAAGCATCCATTAGGAGATAAATTTTTACCTTTACCAAAGAACATTGAATTGGTAACAGAAGAAATATTTAATCTCCCTTCACCACATATTACACCTAAAGAGATGTTAATTTTAAAAGAACGCATAGAGCAAGCTGAGTCACAAGATTTTGTCGGAGTTGTGATAACTCATGGGACTGATACACTAGAAGAAACAGCTTATTTTCTTGAATTAACTTTAAAAAATCATTTAGCAATGGTTTTGACAGGTGCGATGAGAAGTAGTAATGAGATTGGATCAGATGGATTATACAATTTTCGTCAAGCAATAATTACAGCTTCACATGAATCTGCTCGAGATAAAGGTGTGTTGGTTGTAATGAACGATGAAATTCACGAGGCAAGATTTGTTACAAAGACTCATACAACAAGTGTTGATACTTTTCGAGCACCGACTTTTGGACCGATTGGAATATTGTCTAAGAACAAACCAATATTCTTAAAAGATGTTATAGAAGAAGAAGCATATTCAATTAGAACAGTTGATGGAACCATACCGATTGTTAAAGCCTATGCTGGGATGGATGGGACTTTGTTCCATTTATTATCAGAGACAGAGATTGATGGGGTCATCATTGAGGCACTTGGTGCTGGCAATTTACCTCCAGAAGTTTTACCTAGTTTAGAAAAATTACTAGAAAAGGGTGTTCCGGTTGCTCTTGTATCCCGCTGTTCTAACGGAATTGCAGAAGATATTTATAGTTATGTTGGTGGTGGTGTGGAACTTAAACGTATGGGTGTGATGTTTGTTAGAGGGATTACTGGACCTAAAGCTCGCCTAAGATTACTTGTTGGTTTAAATGCAAAATTGAACAAAGAAAGTTTAAAACATTATATGACTGAAATTTAA